In one window of Festucalex cinctus isolate MCC-2025b chromosome 14, RoL_Fcin_1.0, whole genome shotgun sequence DNA:
- the washc2c gene encoding WASH complex subunit 2 isoform X1: MNGLPDETSSGPDGSEHVATDAQVWERPWTLEEMRQSSANWSLAADSGLLLFLQDFSQRMLSKTHEIENQLDSLIRDTKATDSSLHSVFNDFLMLSNTQFIENRVYDEEVEEPAPKTDAVEKQADQKTREQKEAELIPKMQEAVNYGLKVLESAFEHLDIKAGNSDSEDEEANDRLEAILEPKDLYVDRPLPLLIGSQAFMENDDVGLGDLSSDELSVDSERDSMIDSEDGKDADNSYEDFMQEEEDLHHGIKKKTSMASYEDDEDESDIFGESDKEEEEDTKSAGPSTFADELAARIKGELVSKPTGDRASLSSRKKNKSKKEAKPINSNAADDDSDDMFKPPKMDYNDDEDDDDEFSPFGGKSGLFSGGKGLFDDDDEGDLFSDAPKPPASKEEKSPNESIKTNTKTAEPGKVAKKIPPGAVSIFPDNNLFRPEGDLTASRENGAPTRKAHLTPKPAPVTGGLFDEEEDDDDSFFSGKSMKKSSPAVEVKSKSKKAVDLFDEDDEDGDIFSEKAAQNKKVEEPVIQPEKKMPAGAISMFGPGTKTLLSEGLKKRLPSSPSDEPEKSDKNGPAQDAAAAVTQTPKAPTSSLFLDDDVQTLPTIPRSQSHPHTMSQSKINKPHVSLFDEDEEEDLFASASKSKPKANPDKTFTPQPSKATASSRFSDDEDQWISPKPSTAKQEDKTGGIKPSASAPSGLPSVMTSQKGSLFDEDEDDLFAPAKESSQKIPQRVCLLFEDEHDEDTGSLFGSKMDDSTNAAAIPDVLLEKSAGSADAKKGVNEKPSVPQKPSVPQKPIVKPPEALPLSSESAESKKKPVGAVSLFGGIDVLAKKQAKVMVDEDDGDCKGPPPNVKTQEKVKKKTLSLFDDDEEEEDEHDNIFTPSKPATRSTAKPLEKRPQAKSTGVFLNEELLFSPTQQKDNDPDVDIFAVSEKTASSKLSLAKPAKPSLFSEDEEDDLFGSSKPQSLPPKVAEKPNTSNNKVPLVKPETVSDIQKPAGSPVEPKEPSTRIGKLQVSLKINPAVLLPGSAPSMPGAVNVLPSLDPSSSSGVSSSSMSPSPATTPIGARIDSEPGISFDTPLQVTTLQNANKNRVKGSIHRRPQSRAARQASQRSVEDDVPAGIPSVDSPDSPPPILPPPDQSSQTIAPHNSTPITSLPPPLHPPPAQISVKPSVPTPPVFNHAKKKDFTKDSNQGKLPLPFEEDDIFASDSLFTSVTTTLAPKPPIKKRAERQALSVPKKDVSNLPSIFDDNSDDLFQTVKPKSAAKTNKAATFLQDNDDDDDIFGAKSVSTAASTSSRDVKSSNSFPKQDIFEDDIAVLPKASDKDKPIDVSLFDDNIDIFADLTDSFTPKPKTKAMAASRSIFDDDMDDIFAPSTVKTTAKVMPKAKTPPPSQETSTTVDSTNIFDDPLNALGSN, translated from the exons ATGAACGGGTTGCCAGATGAGACATCGAGCGGCCCGGATGGAAGTGAGCACGTCGCTACAGATGCTCAAGTTTGGGAGAGACCATGGACCCTCGAGGAGATGCGGCAGAGTAGCGCCAATTGGTCACTTGCAGCTGActctggg CTCTTATTGTTCCTTCAAGACTTCTCTCAGAGAATGTTGTCCAAGACGCACGAGATTGAAAATCAGCTGGACAGCTTGATCCGAGACACCAAGGCCACAGATAGCAGCCTGCACTCAGTCTTCAACGACTTCCTCATGCTCTCCAATACGCAGTTTATCGAGAAT AGAGTGTACGATGAAGAGGTTGAGGAGCCCGCGCCCAAGACTGATGCTGTGGAGAAGCAGGCTGATCAG AAAACTCGCGAGCAAAAAGAAGCCGAGTTGATCCCCAAGATGCAGGAAGCAGTGAATTACGGCTTGAAGGTTCTGGAGTCCGCTTTCGAACACTTGGACATCAAAGCCGGAAATTCAGACTCCGAGGACGAAGAGGCCAATGACAGATTGGAGGCAATCCTGGAGCCGAAG GACCTTTACGTGGACAGACCTCTTCCTCTTCTGATTGGCTCCCAGGCCTTCATGGAAAATGACGACGTCGGCCTTGGCGACCTCTCAAGCGATG AACTCTCAGTGGACAGCGAGAGAGACAGCATGATCGACAGCGAAGACGGCAAAGATGCAGAT AATTCATATGAGGACTTtatgcaggaggaggaggaccttCACCATGGTATCAAGAAG AAGACATCCATGGCAAGTTATGAAGACGATGAAGATGAGTCTGACATCTTTGGAGAGTCggacaaggaggaggaggaggatacaAAG AGCGCAGGCCCGTCGACCTTTGCCGATGAGCTGGCCGCCAGGATCAAAGGCGAACTGGTTAGCAAACCAACGGGAGATCGAGCCT CGTTGTCttcaaggaagaaaaataaaagcaagaaAGAAGCAAAGCCTATAAACTCAAATG CGGCTGACGACGACAGCGATGACATGTTCAAACCTCCGAAAATGGACTATAACGACGAtgaagatgacgatgatgaaTTTTCGCCATTTGGAGGAAAAAGTGGTCTCTTCAGTGGAGGGAAAGGCCTCTtcgatgatgacgatgaa GGTGATCTGTTCTCTGATGCACCAAAGCCTCCTGCGTCCAAAGAGGAAAAGTCACCAAACGAAAGcatcaaaacaaacactaaaactGCAG AGCCTGGCAAAGTTGCGAAGAAAATTCCACCTGGTGCCGTTTCGATATTTCCAG ACAACAACCTCTTCAGGCCAGAGGGTGACTTAACGGCGAGCAGAGAGAATGGAGCTCCAACCAGGAAGGCCCACCTCACCCCTAAACCGGCCCCCGTCACTGGGGGGCTGTTtgatgaagaggaggatgatgatgatagctTCTTCAGTGGTAAAAGCATGAAAAAATCCTCTCCTG cTGTAGAAGTAAAATCCAAATCCAAAAAGGCCGTTGACCTTTTCGACGAAGACGACGAGGACGGGGACATATTTAGTGAGAAGGCCGCTCAGAACAAAAAGGTGGAAGAGCCGGTTATACAACCAGAGAAGAAG ATGCCCGCAGGTGCCATCTCCATGTTTGGTCCTGGCACAAAAACCTTACTCTCTGAAGGCCTCAAGAAACGTCTGCCTTCCTCCCCCAGCGACGAGCCTGAGAAATCGGACAAG AACGGGCCGGCTCAAGATGCTGCAGCAGCCGTCACTCAGACACCAAAAGCCCCTACAAGTAGTCTCTTCTTGGATGATGATGTGCAA ACATTGCCAACGATCCCCAGGAGTCAGTCTCATCCCCACACGATGAGTCAGAGCAAAATCAACAAGCCTCATGTGTCCTTATtcgatgaagatgaagaagag GATCTCTTTGCATCTGCCTCAAAGTCGAAGCCAAAAGCGAACCCAGATAAAACCTTCACGCCACAACCCAGTAAAGCTACCGCCAGCTCCCGCTTCAGTGACGACGAG GACCAGTGGATAAGCCCCAAACCGAGCACTGCTAAGCAGGAGGACAAGACGGGAGGAATAAAACCAAGCGCCAGCGCCCCCTCCGGCCTCCCCAGTGTTATGACGTCGCAGAAAGGCAGCCTCTTCgacgaagatgaagatgatCTGTTTGCTCCAGCAAAAGAATCCAG TCAGAAGATACCCCAGAGAGTTTGTCTTTTGTTTGAGGATGAGCATGATGAAGATACAGGATCTTTATTTGGGAGCAAAATGGATGACAGCACAAACGCAGCAGCTATA CCCGACGTCCTGTTAGAAAAATCAGCAGGTTCTGCAGATGCTAAGAAAGGAGTGAATGAGAAACCGTCAGTGCCGCAGAAACCGTCAGTGCCGCAGAAACCGATTGTGAAACCCCCAGAGGCTCTTCCGTTGTCATCGGAGAGCGCTGAAAGTAAGAAGAAGCCCGTCGGAGCCGTCAGCCTGTTTGGGGGCATCGACGTTCTGGCCAAAAAGCAGGCGAAGGTCATGGTGGATGAAGACGACGGCGACTGCAAAGGCCCGCCACCGAATGTTAAGACGCAAGAGAAAGTCAAAAAGAAGACTCTCAGTCTGTTTGATGAtgacgaagaggaggaggatgagcacGATAACATTTTCACGCCGAGTAAACCTGCAACCAGAAGCACTGCAAAG CCTCTAGAAAAGCGACCACAAGCAAAGAGCACCGGCGTGTTCCTAAATGAGGAATTGTTGTTTAGTCCCACCCAGCAGAAGGACAACGATCCAGACGTCGACATCTTTGCCGTCTCGGAGAAGACCGCa AGCTCCAAACTCAGCTTGGCGAAGCCGGCAAAGCCAAGTCTGTTCTCAGAAGACGAGGAAGATGACCTGTTTGGCTCCAGCAAGCCACAATCTTTGCCGCCG AAAGTAGCAGAGAAACCCAACACGTCTAATAACAAGGTGCCGCTAGTCAAGCCAGAAACTGTTTCAGATATTCAG AAACCTGCAGGAAGTCCCGTAGAACCAAAAGAACCGTCAACAAGGATTGGCAAACTtcaa gTGAGTCTGAAGATCAACCCCGCTGTGTTGCTTCCTGGCTCGGCCCCCAGCATGCCGGGGGCCGTAAATGTGCTCCCTAGTCTGGATCCCAGTTCCTCTTCTGGAGTCTCCAGCTCCAGCATGAGCCCCAGTCCCGCCACGACGCCAATCGGAGCCCGGATAGACAGCGAGCCGGGAATCAGCTTTGACACTCCGCTTCAGGTTACCACTTTACAGAACGCAAACAAG AATCGTGTCAAAGGTTCCATCCATCGAAGACCACAGTCCAGAGCGGCGAGGCAAGCGTCTCAAAGATCAGTGGAGGACGACGTTCCAGCTGGGATTCCCTCTGTAGACTCCCCCGACTCACCTCCACCCATCTTGCCCCCGCCAGACCAGTCGAGCCAGACTATTGCCCCGCACAACTCCACTCCAATTACATCCTTGCCTCCACCTTTGCACCCTCCACCGGCTCAAATCTCCGTCAAGCCTTCTGTGCCGACGCCGCCTGTTTTCAACCACGCCAAGAAGAAAGACTTCACGAAGGACAGCAACCAAGGCAAGCTGCCGCTTCCGTTCGAGGAGGATGACATTTTTGCGTCCGACAGCCTTTTCACCTCTGTCACGACCACCCTTGCCCCCAAACCCCCCATCAAGAAGAGGGCCGAACGTCAGGCTTTGTCGGTACCGAAGAAAGACGTAAGCAACCTCCCGTCCATTTTCGACGACAACAGCGACGACCTTTTCCAAACAGTGAAACCAAAGTCAGCGGCAAAGACGAACAAGGCGGCTACGTTTTTACAAGataatgacgacgacgacgacatctTTGGAGCGAAGAGCGTCTCGACGGCCGCGTCCACGAGTAGCAGAGATGTCAAGAGCAGCAACAGTTTTCCGAAACAGGATATTTTTGAG GATGACATTGCCGTCTTGCCTAAAGCAAGCGACAAGGACAAGCCCATCGATGTCAGTTTGTTTGACGACAACATCGACATCTTTGCCGACCTGACAGACTCATTCACACCAAAACCGAAGACCAAGGCCATGGCAGCCAGCAGGTCTATCTTTGACGACGACATGG ACGACATTTTCGCACCAAGCACAGTGAAGACGACTGCAAAGGTGATGCCGAAAGCAAAGACTCCACCTCCCTCCCAGGAGACCAGCACAACAGTGGACTCGACTAACATATTTGACGATCCACTTAATGCTCTCGGGAGCAATTGA
- the washc2c gene encoding WASH complex subunit 2 isoform X3 has product MNGLPDETSSGPDGSEHVATDAQVWERPWTLEEMRQSSANWSLAADSGLLLFLQDFSQRMLSKTHEIENQLDSLIRDTKATDSSLHSVFNDFLMLSNTQFIENRVYDEEVEEPAPKTDAVEKQADQKTREQKEAELIPKMQEAVNYGLKVLESAFEHLDIKAGNSDSEDEEANDRLEAILEPKDLYVDRPLPLLIGSQAFMENDDVGLGDLSSDELSVDSERDSMIDSEDGKDADNSYEDFMQEEEDLHHGIKKKTSMASYEDDEDESDIFGESDKEEEEDTKSAGPSTFADELAARIKGELVSKPTGDRASLSSRKKNKSKKEAKPINSNAADDDSDDMFKPPKMDYNDDEDDDDEFSPFGGKSGLFSGGKGLFDDDDEGDLFSDAPKPPASKEEKSPNESIKTNTKTAEPGKVAKKIPPGAVSIFPDNNLFRPEGDLTASRENGAPTRKAHLTPKPAPVTGGLFDEEEDDDDSFFSGKSMKKSSPAVEVKSKSKKAVDLFDEDDEDGDIFSEKAAQNKKVEEPVIQPEKKMPAGAISMFGPGTKTLLSEGLKKRLPSSPSDEPEKSDKNGPAQDAAAAVTQTPKAPTSSLFLDDDVQTLPTIPRSQSHPHTMSQSKINKPHVSLFDEDEEEDLFASASKSKPKANPDKTFTPQPSKATASSRFSDDEDQWISPKPSTAKQEDKTGGIKPSASAPSGLPSVMTSQKGSLFDEDEDDLFAPAKESSQKIPQRVCLLFEDEHDEDTGSLFGSKMDDSTNAAAIPDVLLEKSAGSADAKKGVNEKPSVPQKPSVPQKPIVKPPEALPLSSESAESKKKPVGAVSLFGGIDVLAKKQAKVMVDEDDGDCKGPPPNVKTQEKVKKKTLSLFDDDEEEEDEHDNIFTPSKPATRSTAKPLEKRPQAKSTGVFLNEELLFSPTQQKDNDPDVDIFAVSEKTASSKLSLAKPAKPSLFSEDEEDDLFGSSKPQSLPPKVAEKPNTSNNKVPLVKPETVSDIQVSLKINPAVLLPGSAPSMPGAVNVLPSLDPSSSSGVSSSSMSPSPATTPIGARIDSEPGISFDTPLQVTTLQNANKNRVKGSIHRRPQSRAARQASQRSVEDDVPAGIPSVDSPDSPPPILPPPDQSSQTIAPHNSTPITSLPPPLHPPPAQISVKPSVPTPPVFNHAKKKDFTKDSNQGKLPLPFEEDDIFASDSLFTSVTTTLAPKPPIKKRAERQALSVPKKDVSNLPSIFDDNSDDLFQTVKPKSAAKTNKAATFLQDNDDDDDIFGAKSVSTAASTSSRDVKSSNSFPKQDIFEDDIAVLPKASDKDKPIDVSLFDDNIDIFADLTDSFTPKPKTKAMAASRSIFDDDMDDIFAPSTVKTTAKVMPKAKTPPPSQETSTTVDSTNIFDDPLNALGSN; this is encoded by the exons ATGAACGGGTTGCCAGATGAGACATCGAGCGGCCCGGATGGAAGTGAGCACGTCGCTACAGATGCTCAAGTTTGGGAGAGACCATGGACCCTCGAGGAGATGCGGCAGAGTAGCGCCAATTGGTCACTTGCAGCTGActctggg CTCTTATTGTTCCTTCAAGACTTCTCTCAGAGAATGTTGTCCAAGACGCACGAGATTGAAAATCAGCTGGACAGCTTGATCCGAGACACCAAGGCCACAGATAGCAGCCTGCACTCAGTCTTCAACGACTTCCTCATGCTCTCCAATACGCAGTTTATCGAGAAT AGAGTGTACGATGAAGAGGTTGAGGAGCCCGCGCCCAAGACTGATGCTGTGGAGAAGCAGGCTGATCAG AAAACTCGCGAGCAAAAAGAAGCCGAGTTGATCCCCAAGATGCAGGAAGCAGTGAATTACGGCTTGAAGGTTCTGGAGTCCGCTTTCGAACACTTGGACATCAAAGCCGGAAATTCAGACTCCGAGGACGAAGAGGCCAATGACAGATTGGAGGCAATCCTGGAGCCGAAG GACCTTTACGTGGACAGACCTCTTCCTCTTCTGATTGGCTCCCAGGCCTTCATGGAAAATGACGACGTCGGCCTTGGCGACCTCTCAAGCGATG AACTCTCAGTGGACAGCGAGAGAGACAGCATGATCGACAGCGAAGACGGCAAAGATGCAGAT AATTCATATGAGGACTTtatgcaggaggaggaggaccttCACCATGGTATCAAGAAG AAGACATCCATGGCAAGTTATGAAGACGATGAAGATGAGTCTGACATCTTTGGAGAGTCggacaaggaggaggaggaggatacaAAG AGCGCAGGCCCGTCGACCTTTGCCGATGAGCTGGCCGCCAGGATCAAAGGCGAACTGGTTAGCAAACCAACGGGAGATCGAGCCT CGTTGTCttcaaggaagaaaaataaaagcaagaaAGAAGCAAAGCCTATAAACTCAAATG CGGCTGACGACGACAGCGATGACATGTTCAAACCTCCGAAAATGGACTATAACGACGAtgaagatgacgatgatgaaTTTTCGCCATTTGGAGGAAAAAGTGGTCTCTTCAGTGGAGGGAAAGGCCTCTtcgatgatgacgatgaa GGTGATCTGTTCTCTGATGCACCAAAGCCTCCTGCGTCCAAAGAGGAAAAGTCACCAAACGAAAGcatcaaaacaaacactaaaactGCAG AGCCTGGCAAAGTTGCGAAGAAAATTCCACCTGGTGCCGTTTCGATATTTCCAG ACAACAACCTCTTCAGGCCAGAGGGTGACTTAACGGCGAGCAGAGAGAATGGAGCTCCAACCAGGAAGGCCCACCTCACCCCTAAACCGGCCCCCGTCACTGGGGGGCTGTTtgatgaagaggaggatgatgatgatagctTCTTCAGTGGTAAAAGCATGAAAAAATCCTCTCCTG cTGTAGAAGTAAAATCCAAATCCAAAAAGGCCGTTGACCTTTTCGACGAAGACGACGAGGACGGGGACATATTTAGTGAGAAGGCCGCTCAGAACAAAAAGGTGGAAGAGCCGGTTATACAACCAGAGAAGAAG ATGCCCGCAGGTGCCATCTCCATGTTTGGTCCTGGCACAAAAACCTTACTCTCTGAAGGCCTCAAGAAACGTCTGCCTTCCTCCCCCAGCGACGAGCCTGAGAAATCGGACAAG AACGGGCCGGCTCAAGATGCTGCAGCAGCCGTCACTCAGACACCAAAAGCCCCTACAAGTAGTCTCTTCTTGGATGATGATGTGCAA ACATTGCCAACGATCCCCAGGAGTCAGTCTCATCCCCACACGATGAGTCAGAGCAAAATCAACAAGCCTCATGTGTCCTTATtcgatgaagatgaagaagag GATCTCTTTGCATCTGCCTCAAAGTCGAAGCCAAAAGCGAACCCAGATAAAACCTTCACGCCACAACCCAGTAAAGCTACCGCCAGCTCCCGCTTCAGTGACGACGAG GACCAGTGGATAAGCCCCAAACCGAGCACTGCTAAGCAGGAGGACAAGACGGGAGGAATAAAACCAAGCGCCAGCGCCCCCTCCGGCCTCCCCAGTGTTATGACGTCGCAGAAAGGCAGCCTCTTCgacgaagatgaagatgatCTGTTTGCTCCAGCAAAAGAATCCAG TCAGAAGATACCCCAGAGAGTTTGTCTTTTGTTTGAGGATGAGCATGATGAAGATACAGGATCTTTATTTGGGAGCAAAATGGATGACAGCACAAACGCAGCAGCTATA CCCGACGTCCTGTTAGAAAAATCAGCAGGTTCTGCAGATGCTAAGAAAGGAGTGAATGAGAAACCGTCAGTGCCGCAGAAACCGTCAGTGCCGCAGAAACCGATTGTGAAACCCCCAGAGGCTCTTCCGTTGTCATCGGAGAGCGCTGAAAGTAAGAAGAAGCCCGTCGGAGCCGTCAGCCTGTTTGGGGGCATCGACGTTCTGGCCAAAAAGCAGGCGAAGGTCATGGTGGATGAAGACGACGGCGACTGCAAAGGCCCGCCACCGAATGTTAAGACGCAAGAGAAAGTCAAAAAGAAGACTCTCAGTCTGTTTGATGAtgacgaagaggaggaggatgagcacGATAACATTTTCACGCCGAGTAAACCTGCAACCAGAAGCACTGCAAAG CCTCTAGAAAAGCGACCACAAGCAAAGAGCACCGGCGTGTTCCTAAATGAGGAATTGTTGTTTAGTCCCACCCAGCAGAAGGACAACGATCCAGACGTCGACATCTTTGCCGTCTCGGAGAAGACCGCa AGCTCCAAACTCAGCTTGGCGAAGCCGGCAAAGCCAAGTCTGTTCTCAGAAGACGAGGAAGATGACCTGTTTGGCTCCAGCAAGCCACAATCTTTGCCGCCG AAAGTAGCAGAGAAACCCAACACGTCTAATAACAAGGTGCCGCTAGTCAAGCCAGAAACTGTTTCAGATATTCAG gTGAGTCTGAAGATCAACCCCGCTGTGTTGCTTCCTGGCTCGGCCCCCAGCATGCCGGGGGCCGTAAATGTGCTCCCTAGTCTGGATCCCAGTTCCTCTTCTGGAGTCTCCAGCTCCAGCATGAGCCCCAGTCCCGCCACGACGCCAATCGGAGCCCGGATAGACAGCGAGCCGGGAATCAGCTTTGACACTCCGCTTCAGGTTACCACTTTACAGAACGCAAACAAG AATCGTGTCAAAGGTTCCATCCATCGAAGACCACAGTCCAGAGCGGCGAGGCAAGCGTCTCAAAGATCAGTGGAGGACGACGTTCCAGCTGGGATTCCCTCTGTAGACTCCCCCGACTCACCTCCACCCATCTTGCCCCCGCCAGACCAGTCGAGCCAGACTATTGCCCCGCACAACTCCACTCCAATTACATCCTTGCCTCCACCTTTGCACCCTCCACCGGCTCAAATCTCCGTCAAGCCTTCTGTGCCGACGCCGCCTGTTTTCAACCACGCCAAGAAGAAAGACTTCACGAAGGACAGCAACCAAGGCAAGCTGCCGCTTCCGTTCGAGGAGGATGACATTTTTGCGTCCGACAGCCTTTTCACCTCTGTCACGACCACCCTTGCCCCCAAACCCCCCATCAAGAAGAGGGCCGAACGTCAGGCTTTGTCGGTACCGAAGAAAGACGTAAGCAACCTCCCGTCCATTTTCGACGACAACAGCGACGACCTTTTCCAAACAGTGAAACCAAAGTCAGCGGCAAAGACGAACAAGGCGGCTACGTTTTTACAAGataatgacgacgacgacgacatctTTGGAGCGAAGAGCGTCTCGACGGCCGCGTCCACGAGTAGCAGAGATGTCAAGAGCAGCAACAGTTTTCCGAAACAGGATATTTTTGAG GATGACATTGCCGTCTTGCCTAAAGCAAGCGACAAGGACAAGCCCATCGATGTCAGTTTGTTTGACGACAACATCGACATCTTTGCCGACCTGACAGACTCATTCACACCAAAACCGAAGACCAAGGCCATGGCAGCCAGCAGGTCTATCTTTGACGACGACATGG ACGACATTTTCGCACCAAGCACAGTGAAGACGACTGCAAAGGTGATGCCGAAAGCAAAGACTCCACCTCCCTCCCAGGAGACCAGCACAACAGTGGACTCGACTAACATATTTGACGATCCACTTAATGCTCTCGGGAGCAATTGA